catatataataaatacatatgtacagtgCTATGTTTAGATTATTATTTACAAAAGTACAGTTCATTTCATTTGAATGTCGCTGCTTACCTGCTCTTATCTGACACATCAAATGTATCCATTTTTGATTTTAATATGGCTGGACTGGAGCTTATATCAAGTTAAGTCGACATCAAATGAGACACATGAATTTGGATAACAACTCCAAAATACACATATAAATTATGACTTAATTAAAGGTCTTTTGTAGTTGTTCTGGTGCGCATATAAATTTTTTATGATTGTAACATCATGTTTTAACTTATAAATTAAATAAGACGAAgaattgtttgttttttatttgtgtGTGTACATACGCATATTCTAGTGTTGTGTATTTTTCCTTTTTCAGTCAAAATAGTGTTGGTCGGAACTTCGTTttgcttgaaaaatatttgaTATGCTTATAGCTTAAAATCTAGCTTATTTCaaatttcatttattttttttggcttaaaaaaaattttatattgTATTACATTATATTTTATTGTATTATAATATTTGTTAATTTTTTATCGAGAAACCGGACAACATCCATTGTCGTTGTTCATCCATATTTGTGTATACATGTATGGTAATTTTTCGTTGATAAATTTCAGTCACACTGCAGTATTGCACATGTTTGCACATTTACATACAAAAAAATGCCGAAAGTGTCTTATGAATAAAGTCCATAATTTCACTTTGTTTGTACATTGCTGAGCACTCGCATAGCCTAATGAAGTGAATAAATTCACATCATtactttaattaaaaatttaaaaataatatcAATTATCTATTATTTCGATGTGTTTTAATTGTCAACTTATTTTTAagattatttttttaatttatagCTTATTCTAGCTTATTTTATTCTTCAATCTAGCTTGTGGTGACTCTCAAAATCTGGCAACACTGCATGGCAGCTGCAAGATATGAGTTTCTCACGgtcaacacaaaaaaaaaacacttgaaCTGGATCGATAAAAAGTTCACAGAAATTAATTTAAACGGTATGAACTAAAGGCGTTTTAATCTATTTTATtccaatacaaaaataaagtttaattttagttttttgtatatatattttacagAGTAAAACGTTGTTTTGCcaattaatttctttaattttttttacttCGTCATATGAACGATGGGTATGACTAATAAACTGAAGATCCTTATTTCTTCTTCGAATCACGATTTTTCGCGTAGCTGTACGGTCACCAACCACGATTTCAACAACGTCGTCAACAATAGGTGCATTGAATCTACGTATGTATATGCTCTCGAGCTGGTGTTCTATCAGGATTGATGACAATAGAAAGTTTATTTGTAAAAATTTATGAAATTCTTTTGGGATTAGCACTTTGTGATCAACTTGGCCTATGATTTTGAACGTGGAATTAAATTGTTGACCGTTTGCAGTAATATTGTTAACTATTGTTAGTAATATTAGTAATATTGTTGCTCCAAATGATGTCATTTGGAAACATGAATTGAATGTGCGAATTGACTTCAGGAtagtgttgtgttgctcatgagtgagtgaacaaaaaagagttgttcacttaagtgagcaactgaacatgttccttccaagttgttcttttttgttcacttgttctttgttgttcacttgttcttttttgttcacttgttcttttttgttcacttgttctttgttgttcacttgttcttttttgttcacttgttctttgttgttaaCTTGTTCATTTTTACTCACTTGTTCATTTTTACTCACTTGTTCTCTACTCACTTTTTGCGCAATTTTGCTCCTCAAAGGGCATTTTGCGATCTGGCAGCTTTGCTCATATTTGCGCTTACTTCACACTTTTTATATTACGGGCAAAGCTGTTTACAATTTTGAAAAATTCACTATGTCGCTTATTCGGAAGTATAGTGAGATTTGGAACCATTTCGAGGAAGTTGGACGCCAGGAAGCCAagtgcaagtattgcaaatctaTTTTGAGTTGCAAATCTCAAAGCAACTTAAGCCGCCATTTAAAGAGCAAGCACCCGGCGTCTATGGAGCCCGTTATCCGGCAAAACACCCATGGCCCGATTTTTGTGCAAAGTGCGCAACCAAAAATAACAAGCTTTGCTGAAAGGCCTGTACCAGCGAGCAAAGCGCCGGATGACCGCCAAGGGTCATCACGCCTTGCGCTTGGTTGAAGAACcagaatttaaaaaatttaTTCACGATGTGTCGCACGCCCCAAACTATAAGCTTCCGACGAGGAAAACATTAACCAGCTCTTTGATTCCCAAAATTCGTGACGAGTACACTGGGACGATAATAGAAGAACTACGTGCGGCCACAGCGGTGTGCTTAACTACAGACGGTTGGACATCTATAACCAACGAAAGTTATCTGGCTGTCACAGTACATTTTATCGATGAGGAATCAACGATGCTGACCTCCTATACAATTGCTTGTCAGGCCTTTGAAGCGTCGCACACTGCTGCAAATCTGTGCAGCTTTTTGGAAAAAATTGTGAATGAATGGGATCTCAAAAACAAAGTCGCAGCAATAGCATCCGATAATGCACACAACATTGCTCTTGCTATTAGAACCGGCAATTGGAGTCATATACGGTGTTTTGCTCATACCCTTAATCTAATTGTCCAAAAAGCTCTAGATAAAATGAGCAGTGTGCGCAGAAAAGCTAAAGCTATAAGCGAATATTTTCATCGCAGCTCATCAGGCTTAAAAAAGCTTAAAGATATGCAAGCGCTGCTTAAGTTGGCTGACCTCAAACTAACACAGGATGTGCCAACACGTTGGAACTCAACG
This genomic stretch from Drosophila miranda strain MSH22 chromosome 5, D.miranda_PacBio2.1, whole genome shotgun sequence harbors:
- the LOC117189247 gene encoding zinc finger BED domain-containing protein 1-like, which gives rise to MTAKGHHALRLVEEPEFKKFIHDVSHAPNYKLPTRKTLTSSLIPKIRDEYTGTIIEELRAATAVCLTTDGWTSITNESYLAVTVHFIDEESTMLTSYTIACQAFEASHTAANLCSFLEKIVNEWDLKNKVAAIASDNAHNIALAIRTGNWSHIRCFAHTLNLIVQKALDKMSSVRRKAKAISEYFHRSSSGLKKLKDMQALLKLADLKLTQDVPTRWNSTYKMFERLSILKEAVVAALSTRTDLILSPEDWDVIEARIKAIL